From Tripterygium wilfordii isolate XIE 37 chromosome 16, ASM1340144v1, whole genome shotgun sequence, one genomic window encodes:
- the LOC119981150 gene encoding uncharacterized protein LOC119981150 isoform X3: MTLNLLTSPSPWLSPFLPNSTLNLHSTLLFSPTHLSTPRSTIRASSARDELDGVASSSTSSLEDNNELLTRLSGAKDADQVLEMMAENLGRSGGSVSVSDCCSIIRAALNRNNPDLALAVLHAMRCSGFYQGGGGSSAFVVDRWKWPRPDVRVYTVMVKGLAALLRVSDALGLIEGICRVGLSTGEEVAFGKVVRCPTCTIAVAVAQPQHGVQIVSCAKCCYQYELVSGDIVTIDSEEISMDVPAWKRGLKFLQLANQSIPAAVHSIVVQTPSGMARTHRFATETVDLPAQQGERVSIASAAPSTVYREVGPFRFSPKVPNFYPGEPMCLTNHKDGREALLLRAPPKDGNSSLLKPSTLIPLLAVLATADTASGIIDPSLPKILSVAAVTSLAVGATFNTLVLPQLSRVWMLARMCQLDNKIFAVGEPSYRARRSKVKRVREGLENSLRGRIELIDNYARISSMIEIEVEMDSDVLAAEAVSNAESIAEQIQQTMELENLDERWRLQAEANDEAERLLSSQPIPTEQV; the protein is encoded by the exons ATGACTCTGAATTTACTAACTTCTCCCTCTCCATGGCTCTCTCCCTTCCTTCCCAACTCCACTCTTAACCTTCACAGCACTCTCCTCTTCTCTCCTACTCACCTTTCTACTCCCAGATCAACAATCAGAGCCTCTTCGGCGAGGGATGAACTAGACGGCGTCGCATCATCCAGCACTTCTTCTTTGGAGGATAACAACGAGCTGCTTACTCGACTCTCGGGGGCCAAGGACGCTGACCAAGTGCTGGAGATGATGGCGGAGAATTTGGGAAGGAGTGGAGGTTCGGTTAGTGTGTCCGATTGTTGTTCGATTATTAGGGCGGCGCTTAATCGAAATAACCCAGATTTGGCTCTCGCTGTTCTTCATGCTATGCGTTGTTCTGGTTTTTATCAAGGCGGTGGTGGTTCGTCTGCGTTTGTTGTTGATAGATGGAAATGGCCGAGGCCTGATGTTAGGGTTTATACAGTGATGGTAAAGGGTCTTGCGGCATTGTTGAGGGTTTCGGACGCGCTTGGATTGATTGAAGGTATATGCCGAGTGGGGTTATCAACTGGTGAGGAG GTGGCATTTGGGAAGGTCGTGAGATGTCCAACTTGTACGATTGCAGTTGCTGTTGCGCAACCCCAACATGGTGTTCAG ATTGTATCTTGTGCCAAGTGCTGCTACCAGTATGAGCTTGTCTCTGGTGACATAGTTACTATTGACTCAGAAGAAATCAG CATGGATGTTCCTGCTTGGAAGAGGGGGCTAAAATTCTTGCAACTCGCAAACCAAAGCATTCCTGCTGCTGTGCACTCCATTGTG GTGCAGACCCCTTCTGGTATGGCTCGCACACACCGGTTTGCTACTGAAACGGTTGATCTCCCAGCGCAACAAGGAGAGCGGGTTTCCATTGCTTCAGCAGCTCCATCAACTGTTTATAGAGAGGTGGGACCCTTCAGATTTTCTCCAAAGGTCCCCAACTTCTATCCTGGAGAACCAATGTGCTTGACAAATCACAAAGATGGCCGTGAAGCCCTTCTACTAAGGGCCCCTCCAAAGGATGGAAACTCTTCCTTACTTAAGCCCTCCACCCTCATTCCACTTCTTGCTGTGCTGGCAACTGCAGATACTGCATCAGGAATAATTGATCCTTCCTTGCCTAAAATCCTTTCGGTTGCTGCTGTCACATCTCTTGCAGTTGGAGCTACTTTTAATACTTTGGTTTTGCCCCAATTGAGTCGG GTTTGGATGTTGGCTCGGATGTGCCAACTGGACAACAAAATATTTGCTGTAGGAGAACCTTCTTATCG TGCTCGGAGAAGTAAAGTCAAGAGGGTGCGAGAAGGCTTGGAAAATTCACTGAGGGGACGGATTGAATTGATTGACAACTATGCGAGA ATTTCATCAATGATTGAAATTGAGGTAGAAATGGACTCTGATGTTCTTGCCGCTGAAGCAGTGAGCAATGCG
- the LOC119981067 gene encoding UAP56-interacting factor-like isoform X2 — MATKPVATEAIALTEKKMDMALDDIIKMSKNKGSKSNRQQRVPNKSQKNFKNAAQQKSFKVQQYMDSRSSLRQGVLARRRSNFKGNQFPFAYEVAQKAAVGSLRGRPFNRRAVPVSNKARVGSFMVRRPANSNVAPKPVEGKQQQGISGAKQRPQTLDSLFANMKEQRMRKISSQNNAVRHNGGGGQPRVPWARGRFGN, encoded by the exons ATGGCGACTAAACCAGTTGCAACTGAGGCAATTGCTCTTACGGAGAAGAAAATGGATATGGCATTAG ATGACATCATCAAAATGTCTAAAAATAAAGGAAGCAAGTCTAATAGACAGCAGAGGGTTCCG AACAAAAGTCAGAAAAATTTCAAGAATGCTGCTCAACAGAAGTCCTTTAAAGTGCAGCAGTATATGGACTCTAGATCATCTCTTAGACAG GGAGTTTTAGCTCGGAGAAGGTCAAATTTCAAGGGTAATCAATTTCCCTTTGCATATGAGGTTGCTCAAAAGGCTGCAGTTGGTTCTCTTCGCGGCAGACCTTTTAATCGCCGTGCGGTTCCTGTCTCGAACAAAGCAAG GGTTGGATCTTTCATGGTTCGGAGGCCTGCTAATTCAAATGTTGCTCCGAAG CCAGTGGAGGGGAAGCAGCAACAAGGGATTTCTGGTGCGAAGCAGAGGCCTCAAACACTGGATTCGCTATTTGCCAATATGAAGGAGCAGAGGATGAGGAAGATATCAAGCCAGAATAATGCTGTGAGACACAATGGAGGTGGTGGCCAACCCAGGGTTCCTTGGGCAAGAGGCCGCTTTGGCAACTAA
- the LOC119981150 gene encoding uncharacterized protein LOC119981150 isoform X2 — protein sequence MTLNLLTSPSPWLSPFLPNSTLNLHSTLLFSPTHLSTPRSTIRASSARDELDGVASSSTSSLEDNNELLTRLSGAKDADQVLEMMAENLGRSGGSVSVSDCCSIIRAALNRNNPDLALAVLHAMRCSGFYQGGGGSSAFVVDRWKWPRPDVRVYTVMVKGLAALLRVSDALGLIEGICRVGLSTGEEIVSCAKCCYQYELVSGDIVTIDSEEISMDVPAWKRGLKFLQLANQSIPAAVHSIVVQTPSGMARTHRFATETVDLPAQQGERVSIASAAPSTVYREVGPFRFSPKVPNFYPGEPMCLTNHKDGREALLLRAPPKDGNSSLLKPSTLIPLLAVLATADTASGIIDPSLPKILSVAAVTSLAVGATFNTLVLPQLSRLPERSLDVIAMKQQLLSQYDMLQSRIKGLKDAAEKEVWMLARMCQLDNKIFAVGEPSYRARRSKVKRVREGLENSLRGRIELIDNYARISSMIEIEVEMDSDVLAAEAVSNAESIAEQIQQTMELENLDERWRLQAEANDEAERLLSSQPIPTEQV from the exons ATGACTCTGAATTTACTAACTTCTCCCTCTCCATGGCTCTCTCCCTTCCTTCCCAACTCCACTCTTAACCTTCACAGCACTCTCCTCTTCTCTCCTACTCACCTTTCTACTCCCAGATCAACAATCAGAGCCTCTTCGGCGAGGGATGAACTAGACGGCGTCGCATCATCCAGCACTTCTTCTTTGGAGGATAACAACGAGCTGCTTACTCGACTCTCGGGGGCCAAGGACGCTGACCAAGTGCTGGAGATGATGGCGGAGAATTTGGGAAGGAGTGGAGGTTCGGTTAGTGTGTCCGATTGTTGTTCGATTATTAGGGCGGCGCTTAATCGAAATAACCCAGATTTGGCTCTCGCTGTTCTTCATGCTATGCGTTGTTCTGGTTTTTATCAAGGCGGTGGTGGTTCGTCTGCGTTTGTTGTTGATAGATGGAAATGGCCGAGGCCTGATGTTAGGGTTTATACAGTGATGGTAAAGGGTCTTGCGGCATTGTTGAGGGTTTCGGACGCGCTTGGATTGATTGAAGGTATATGCCGAGTGGGGTTATCAACTGGTGAGGAG ATTGTATCTTGTGCCAAGTGCTGCTACCAGTATGAGCTTGTCTCTGGTGACATAGTTACTATTGACTCAGAAGAAATCAG CATGGATGTTCCTGCTTGGAAGAGGGGGCTAAAATTCTTGCAACTCGCAAACCAAAGCATTCCTGCTGCTGTGCACTCCATTGTG GTGCAGACCCCTTCTGGTATGGCTCGCACACACCGGTTTGCTACTGAAACGGTTGATCTCCCAGCGCAACAAGGAGAGCGGGTTTCCATTGCTTCAGCAGCTCCATCAACTGTTTATAGAGAGGTGGGACCCTTCAGATTTTCTCCAAAGGTCCCCAACTTCTATCCTGGAGAACCAATGTGCTTGACAAATCACAAAGATGGCCGTGAAGCCCTTCTACTAAGGGCCCCTCCAAAGGATGGAAACTCTTCCTTACTTAAGCCCTCCACCCTCATTCCACTTCTTGCTGTGCTGGCAACTGCAGATACTGCATCAGGAATAATTGATCCTTCCTTGCCTAAAATCCTTTCGGTTGCTGCTGTCACATCTCTTGCAGTTGGAGCTACTTTTAATACTTTGGTTTTGCCCCAATTGAGTCGG CTTCCTGAGAGATCTTTGGATGTAATTGCCATGAAGCAACAGCTGTTATCCCAATATGACATGCTTCAATCACGTATCAAGGGTCTGAAAGATGCGGCTGAAAAGGAG GTTTGGATGTTGGCTCGGATGTGCCAACTGGACAACAAAATATTTGCTGTAGGAGAACCTTCTTATCG TGCTCGGAGAAGTAAAGTCAAGAGGGTGCGAGAAGGCTTGGAAAATTCACTGAGGGGACGGATTGAATTGATTGACAACTATGCGAGA ATTTCATCAATGATTGAAATTGAGGTAGAAATGGACTCTGATGTTCTTGCCGCTGAAGCAGTGAGCAATGCG
- the LOC119981150 gene encoding uncharacterized protein LOC119981150 isoform X4 → MTLNLLTSPSPWLSPFLPNSTLNLHSTLLFSPTHLSTPRSTIRASSARDELDGVASSSTSSLEDNNELLTRLSGAKDADQVLEMMAENLGRSGGSVSVSDCCSIIRAALNRNNPDLALAVLHAMRCSGFYQGGGGSSAFVVDRWKWPRPDVRVYTVMVKGLAALLRVSDALGLIEGICRVGLSTGEEVAFGKVVRCPTCTIAVAVAQPQHGVQIVSCAKCCYQYELVSGDIVTIDSEEISMDVPAWKRGLKFLQLANQSIPAAVHSIVVQTPSGMARTHRFATETVDLPAQQGERVSIASAAPSTVYREVGPFRFSPKVPNFYPGEPMCLTNHKDGREALLLRAPPKDGNSSLLKPSTLIPLLAVLATADTASGIIDPSLPKILSVAAVTSLAVGATFNTLVLPQLSRLPERSLDVIAMKQQLLSQYDMLQSRIKGLKDAAEKENVLLGNFS, encoded by the exons ATGACTCTGAATTTACTAACTTCTCCCTCTCCATGGCTCTCTCCCTTCCTTCCCAACTCCACTCTTAACCTTCACAGCACTCTCCTCTTCTCTCCTACTCACCTTTCTACTCCCAGATCAACAATCAGAGCCTCTTCGGCGAGGGATGAACTAGACGGCGTCGCATCATCCAGCACTTCTTCTTTGGAGGATAACAACGAGCTGCTTACTCGACTCTCGGGGGCCAAGGACGCTGACCAAGTGCTGGAGATGATGGCGGAGAATTTGGGAAGGAGTGGAGGTTCGGTTAGTGTGTCCGATTGTTGTTCGATTATTAGGGCGGCGCTTAATCGAAATAACCCAGATTTGGCTCTCGCTGTTCTTCATGCTATGCGTTGTTCTGGTTTTTATCAAGGCGGTGGTGGTTCGTCTGCGTTTGTTGTTGATAGATGGAAATGGCCGAGGCCTGATGTTAGGGTTTATACAGTGATGGTAAAGGGTCTTGCGGCATTGTTGAGGGTTTCGGACGCGCTTGGATTGATTGAAGGTATATGCCGAGTGGGGTTATCAACTGGTGAGGAG GTGGCATTTGGGAAGGTCGTGAGATGTCCAACTTGTACGATTGCAGTTGCTGTTGCGCAACCCCAACATGGTGTTCAG ATTGTATCTTGTGCCAAGTGCTGCTACCAGTATGAGCTTGTCTCTGGTGACATAGTTACTATTGACTCAGAAGAAATCAG CATGGATGTTCCTGCTTGGAAGAGGGGGCTAAAATTCTTGCAACTCGCAAACCAAAGCATTCCTGCTGCTGTGCACTCCATTGTG GTGCAGACCCCTTCTGGTATGGCTCGCACACACCGGTTTGCTACTGAAACGGTTGATCTCCCAGCGCAACAAGGAGAGCGGGTTTCCATTGCTTCAGCAGCTCCATCAACTGTTTATAGAGAGGTGGGACCCTTCAGATTTTCTCCAAAGGTCCCCAACTTCTATCCTGGAGAACCAATGTGCTTGACAAATCACAAAGATGGCCGTGAAGCCCTTCTACTAAGGGCCCCTCCAAAGGATGGAAACTCTTCCTTACTTAAGCCCTCCACCCTCATTCCACTTCTTGCTGTGCTGGCAACTGCAGATACTGCATCAGGAATAATTGATCCTTCCTTGCCTAAAATCCTTTCGGTTGCTGCTGTCACATCTCTTGCAGTTGGAGCTACTTTTAATACTTTGGTTTTGCCCCAATTGAGTCGG CTTCCTGAGAGATCTTTGGATGTAATTGCCATGAAGCAACAGCTGTTATCCCAATATGACATGCTTCAATCACGTATCAAGGGTCTGAAAGATGCGGCTGAAAAGGAG AATGTCTTATTGGGCAATTTCTCATGA
- the LOC119981067 gene encoding UAP56-interacting factor-like isoform X1 gives MATKPVATEAIALTEKKMDMALDDIIKMSKNKGSKSNRQQRVPNKSQKNFKNAAQQKSFKVQQYMDSRSSLRQGVLARRRSNFKGNQFPFAYEVAQKAAVGSLRGRPFNRRAVPVSNKARVGSFMVRRPANSNVAPKQPVEGKQQQGISGAKQRPQTLDSLFANMKEQRMRKISSQNNAVRHNGGGGQPRVPWARGRFGN, from the exons ATGGCGACTAAACCAGTTGCAACTGAGGCAATTGCTCTTACGGAGAAGAAAATGGATATGGCATTAG ATGACATCATCAAAATGTCTAAAAATAAAGGAAGCAAGTCTAATAGACAGCAGAGGGTTCCG AACAAAAGTCAGAAAAATTTCAAGAATGCTGCTCAACAGAAGTCCTTTAAAGTGCAGCAGTATATGGACTCTAGATCATCTCTTAGACAG GGAGTTTTAGCTCGGAGAAGGTCAAATTTCAAGGGTAATCAATTTCCCTTTGCATATGAGGTTGCTCAAAAGGCTGCAGTTGGTTCTCTTCGCGGCAGACCTTTTAATCGCCGTGCGGTTCCTGTCTCGAACAAAGCAAG GGTTGGATCTTTCATGGTTCGGAGGCCTGCTAATTCAAATGTTGCTCCGAAG CAGCCAGTGGAGGGGAAGCAGCAACAAGGGATTTCTGGTGCGAAGCAGAGGCCTCAAACACTGGATTCGCTATTTGCCAATATGAAGGAGCAGAGGATGAGGAAGATATCAAGCCAGAATAATGCTGTGAGACACAATGGAGGTGGTGGCCAACCCAGGGTTCCTTGGGCAAGAGGCCGCTTTGGCAACTAA
- the LOC119981150 gene encoding uncharacterized protein LOC119981150 isoform X1 — protein sequence MTLNLLTSPSPWLSPFLPNSTLNLHSTLLFSPTHLSTPRSTIRASSARDELDGVASSSTSSLEDNNELLTRLSGAKDADQVLEMMAENLGRSGGSVSVSDCCSIIRAALNRNNPDLALAVLHAMRCSGFYQGGGGSSAFVVDRWKWPRPDVRVYTVMVKGLAALLRVSDALGLIEGICRVGLSTGEEVAFGKVVRCPTCTIAVAVAQPQHGVQIVSCAKCCYQYELVSGDIVTIDSEEISMDVPAWKRGLKFLQLANQSIPAAVHSIVVQTPSGMARTHRFATETVDLPAQQGERVSIASAAPSTVYREVGPFRFSPKVPNFYPGEPMCLTNHKDGREALLLRAPPKDGNSSLLKPSTLIPLLAVLATADTASGIIDPSLPKILSVAAVTSLAVGATFNTLVLPQLSRLPERSLDVIAMKQQLLSQYDMLQSRIKGLKDAAEKEVWMLARMCQLDNKIFAVGEPSYRARRSKVKRVREGLENSLRGRIELIDNYARISSMIEIEVEMDSDVLAAEAVSNAESIAEQIQQTMELENLDERWRLQAEANDEAERLLSSQPIPTEQV from the exons ATGACTCTGAATTTACTAACTTCTCCCTCTCCATGGCTCTCTCCCTTCCTTCCCAACTCCACTCTTAACCTTCACAGCACTCTCCTCTTCTCTCCTACTCACCTTTCTACTCCCAGATCAACAATCAGAGCCTCTTCGGCGAGGGATGAACTAGACGGCGTCGCATCATCCAGCACTTCTTCTTTGGAGGATAACAACGAGCTGCTTACTCGACTCTCGGGGGCCAAGGACGCTGACCAAGTGCTGGAGATGATGGCGGAGAATTTGGGAAGGAGTGGAGGTTCGGTTAGTGTGTCCGATTGTTGTTCGATTATTAGGGCGGCGCTTAATCGAAATAACCCAGATTTGGCTCTCGCTGTTCTTCATGCTATGCGTTGTTCTGGTTTTTATCAAGGCGGTGGTGGTTCGTCTGCGTTTGTTGTTGATAGATGGAAATGGCCGAGGCCTGATGTTAGGGTTTATACAGTGATGGTAAAGGGTCTTGCGGCATTGTTGAGGGTTTCGGACGCGCTTGGATTGATTGAAGGTATATGCCGAGTGGGGTTATCAACTGGTGAGGAG GTGGCATTTGGGAAGGTCGTGAGATGTCCAACTTGTACGATTGCAGTTGCTGTTGCGCAACCCCAACATGGTGTTCAG ATTGTATCTTGTGCCAAGTGCTGCTACCAGTATGAGCTTGTCTCTGGTGACATAGTTACTATTGACTCAGAAGAAATCAG CATGGATGTTCCTGCTTGGAAGAGGGGGCTAAAATTCTTGCAACTCGCAAACCAAAGCATTCCTGCTGCTGTGCACTCCATTGTG GTGCAGACCCCTTCTGGTATGGCTCGCACACACCGGTTTGCTACTGAAACGGTTGATCTCCCAGCGCAACAAGGAGAGCGGGTTTCCATTGCTTCAGCAGCTCCATCAACTGTTTATAGAGAGGTGGGACCCTTCAGATTTTCTCCAAAGGTCCCCAACTTCTATCCTGGAGAACCAATGTGCTTGACAAATCACAAAGATGGCCGTGAAGCCCTTCTACTAAGGGCCCCTCCAAAGGATGGAAACTCTTCCTTACTTAAGCCCTCCACCCTCATTCCACTTCTTGCTGTGCTGGCAACTGCAGATACTGCATCAGGAATAATTGATCCTTCCTTGCCTAAAATCCTTTCGGTTGCTGCTGTCACATCTCTTGCAGTTGGAGCTACTTTTAATACTTTGGTTTTGCCCCAATTGAGTCGG CTTCCTGAGAGATCTTTGGATGTAATTGCCATGAAGCAACAGCTGTTATCCCAATATGACATGCTTCAATCACGTATCAAGGGTCTGAAAGATGCGGCTGAAAAGGAG GTTTGGATGTTGGCTCGGATGTGCCAACTGGACAACAAAATATTTGCTGTAGGAGAACCTTCTTATCG TGCTCGGAGAAGTAAAGTCAAGAGGGTGCGAGAAGGCTTGGAAAATTCACTGAGGGGACGGATTGAATTGATTGACAACTATGCGAGA ATTTCATCAATGATTGAAATTGAGGTAGAAATGGACTCTGATGTTCTTGCCGCTGAAGCAGTGAGCAATGCG